The region GCTTGTCTCAGCTTCCATGTTTATAAAAATCACAGGATCAGTTAAAAAGAGAGACGGAGATGTGCTTTTTGAAATCAGAGGAAACTAAGTCAATAATgacaaatcataatatacattatctcaaggcactttacatagaaggtcaagaccttaactTCCTCCCCaagttgtgtttctttctcaAGGACAAAGACTAGAGTTTCACTGGCATCAGCACTTTtaatctgtgtgagtgtgtgcgagtAATGGTTTCACCtgctgggtttgtgtgtgtgtgtgtctgtgtgttgtgtgactgTTTGTCCTGTGTGAAGGTTATTATGACTCTGGACTCAGGCTGTGTggatttcattttcctccttcAGGTGCGGCGAGGCCATCGCACCGTCCAGACTGAGACCAAGTACATCGAGCTGATGGTGGTGAACGACCATGAACTGGTGGGTCCTTTCTTTCAACCAGCTGAGTTAGATGTACTCATTCACAAATCgattttaaaatagtttctcTTCTGCTTCTGTTAGTTTGTGCAGCTCCGTCGCTCGACCACTCAGACGAAGAATTTTGCCAAAGCGGTGGTGAACATGGCCGATGCGGTGAGTGGTTTTAAAATGCAACACAATCTTCAACACACactttaaagatggatgacgcggAAATAGAGGCCCGATAGCAAGGTTTCACTATCGACAGGAACTCGACTAATCATGAGTGAGTCTCaatgtcaatcatgacgtttcaacACGTTTCTAGAGCATCAATTATCCAAACTTATAGGAAAAATCTATTGTAGAGAATCGAATGACTTTAatataacaactttatttttatagcacctttcaaaacaggagaaataaaaaacaagtgaaCAAAAGATCAAAAACAAGAAGCAAATGAACACAATGTCACTTAAAAGCAATAAtacaaatctaaaatcaaagacaacagCTGAAATAATACAAGGTCATTTCAAAGTAAGGGCACAAGAAAAGGATAAAAGAGACAGGTGATTGCAAAACTTTCTCCTTCACAATGAGACGTTTTATTCTCTCCATTGTTTTTACTGAAGTCATTTCTAACCTTCACAGGTCTGGTCTAAGATTGTGTTAAAGGATGTCGTGTATCagaatttcagtttttatcagTTGTCTCCTGCCGTCGTCTGATGACTGGACaccagacaaaataaaataaatcactgatgtgtgttttcgctctctcctcctcacctgctgtATAATTCACTCCTTTGATGTGTCCAGATTTACAAGGAGCAGCTCAACACGCGCATCGTCCTGGTCTCCATGGAAACGTGGTCGTCTGAAAACAGGGTCTCCATTGGCGACGATGCCTTGCTCACCCTACGGGACTTCATGAAGTACAGGAAGGAGAGCATCAAGGAACGCTGCGACGCCGTGCACCTCTTCTCGTAGGTTCAGTCTGTCAttctccctcctttctctctacctcttcTGACTCCTTCTACTTCACCTCCGATACCTCCTCCCTATCCATcacatcctctttctcttcaccCTTCCTTCCTCAACTTGTTCTCCCtttcccccttcctcctctgtcttctgattccttctcctcctccttctccttcttctcctcttcatccctcttcctcatctcctccatctcctcttacTATCATTGTAACTCTCCCTCATGTCTTCACTACAGAGGGAGGACATTCATGAGCAGCCGCAGCGAGGCGGCTTATGTCGAAGGCATCTGCTCCCTCACCAGGGGGGGAGGCATCAATGAGGTGAGACATGTGCCTCTCATATATCATGGAGTAAAAAAACTTTACAGAATTGACGATTTATTCTCAGAAGTCTTTAAGTTTGTCTGGTTTGCTCTTTTTCCTTCCATTGTATCTTtacttgttttgtttatgtgttcTCAGTTTGGCAGCGTGGGGCCCATGGCCATCACGTTGTGTCAGAGTCTGGGCCAGAACATCGGGATGCTGAGGAACAAGGAGCGAACAGCCGCAGGTAAGAGCAAAGGAAACTAGACTGTTCACTGTCTAGTTTACTGTACTAACAGCTCCCTCAAGTGGCGAGAAGTCAGCATCACCtttatttgtgtaaatgtgtccaGGAGACTGCAGGTGTCCAGATCCATGGCTGGGCTGCATCATGGAGGATACAGGGTAGAAGttgcatttgattttttttgcatATCTCTTCTATCCAGCTAATGATCTGCAATGTAATGACATATTTAAGGACTATACAAAGTACCTGACCTCTATATTTTGGTAGTATTACACAATGTTGTTGGTTGAAAGGTATTCaaaccatttttatttctgaaattgAAAGTTTTCACCCATTTTCCAAAACAGTTATTGAATTTTActtttgcattttctttgtcCATCAGCTACTACCTGCCGAGGAAGTTTTCCCGCTGCAGCATAGACGAGTACCTGCGCTTCCTCCAGCAGGGAGGAGGCAGCTGCCTCTTCAACAAGCCCAGCAAGGTGAGACACCATCAGGTATTATCAGAGAAGGGAGGGTTACTCACGTGAATCATGGTGTGATGGGATTCATGCTGAATATCTTGAGagttcatttatttcaatgCTTTATAAACAATCAAAGCAAACCGTCCGACCTTAAAgatctttttttggttttaatcaaCAGCTGTTTGACCCACCAGAGTGCGGCAATGGATATGTAGAGCTGGGGGAGGAATGTGACTGTGGAACACTGGTGGTGAGTAAACTCCAATTAACTAATGGCTTTTtgaaacatataaaacataaacatataaaacatatactGCCAGTTGTGTGAGTTCAGGAAATCAAGGAAGCCTCGAAGCAAAAACTGATAATCTATAAATGTGTTATAAACCCTCCCTGTCCTGTAGGAGTGTGCTCGGAGTGGAGCCAACTGCTGTAAGAAGTGTACACTTACCCACAATGCCATGTGCAGCAATGGGCTCTGCTGCAGGGACTGTAAGGTGAACTGCTCTCATACGTCACCACACATTCAGCGATTTACTCAATTATCTCATTCAGTTCCATATCTGGTGTCAGTTTATCTCTTCAtccatgttttctctcttcttcttcgaTTGCTGGCGACAGTACGAGCTGAGAGGAGCGACGTGCCGTGAAGCAGTCAACGACTGTGACATTCAGGAGACCTGCACAGGAGACTCCAGCCAGGTAGGAAATGTGTAGAGaatttttgaaaaaagaaatctgaaacCCACCGTGACTCTGAGTGAACAGATGAGCTTCCTTCTCTTTCAGTGTCCTCATAATGTCCACAAACTGGATGGCTACATGTGTGATGCTGGCCAGGTAAAGACTTAATATGTGTATAATATAGTAAAATATTCTTCTCATACTGTCTGTTATCACATCATaaccaccctcctcctcctcagggtcGCTGTTATGGAGGCCGCTGTAAGACCAGAGATGGCCAGTGCAGGAATTTGTGGGGCTACAGTAGGTTTGGATTTGTTTGtgggtttatttgtttgttagcaagtTTACACAGAGCAACTGAACAAATATCCATGgaagttggtggaaggatgtggtatgtgtCACAGAAGAACCCTTTACATtttggggtggatccaggatttctttcactctctgtaacattgtgagaggctgtttttaaaaaatgtcaccgtttttttttctggcattTTCAGGGAACAGATTTTTATGATTGTttggaatttggtgcagtttgatttgagtgttgggccttggtggagatatgagCTTTACTGAATACCATGGCTGtagtgaaaagtcaaagaatgTACAAAGCATTTGAGGTGTTTTTGAAAGAAGTCATTTTTCATTCAGCCATTGGGGTTATACATTCATTTAATCCAAATATGGATGACAGAGTGAGCTCACTCCAAGTGTCCTCTTCTCTCAGACTCGGCTGACAGGTTCTGCTATGAGAAGCTGAACTCTGAGGGAACAGAGAAAGGAAACTGTGGCCCAGACTCCACTGGTCAGGGATGGGTGCAGTGCAACAAGCAGTGAGTGAACACTGTAAACTATACAAACACCTCATATCTGAATTTCTAGCTATATTGTTGCATCTTGTGTCATTTTGCCTCCACCAGAGACGTTCTGTGCGGTTTGCTGCTGTGCACCAATCTGACGGAGAAGCCGAGGTTTGGCGAGCTGCAGGGGAAGCTCACGAGTCTGACCATCCACCATCAGAACAGATACTTGGACTGCAGGTGAGGAAGCTTGTTTCTGGGGCTTAAAGGGTTTGAACAGAAGATTTAAGGAATTCAGAAGGCTGTTTTTTTCGTTCCCTACATGAGGAAAAGATGGATCAGGTGTATGTTGAAGAgcttgtatttttgttttagttgtcagagaaagagagacggaTATCTACTCATATTTGTCTATTCCTCCGTatttgtttatgttaatgacaaatatgtttttttaagcagACTAATAAAGGTAAAGCAGTTGATGAGTTGTGAACAAAGCTTAGAGGAAACACTGATCCAGGAGGGATTCATCCATTCCTGAACTGATCCTGATGCTTGTACATGATTTAAATATCAACTCACAGTACATACAAGATTATGTGATGACAACTCGAGTCAAATACAACTGGAAATAATGTTGATAAAGAAATAATCATTTTTATGTGACAATCAAACCTGCAGGGGAGGCCATGCTGTGCTGGATGACGGTTTGGACCTGGGCTACGTGGAGGACGGGACGCCATGTGGGCCGAACATGATGTGTTTGGAGCGTCGCTGCCTCCCCGTCACCACCTTCAACCTGAGCACCTGCCCGGGCTCCTCGTCCTCACGCATCTGCTCCCACCACGGGGTGAGTCCGCCTCCGTTATCCAgattttgttatgtttgttttctgtgaccTCCACAGGTTTGCTAGTAGAGATAAACTCTCCCCCTCGTTTCTCCTCCTCGTGCCTCAGACGTGCAGCAACGAGGTGAAGTGCATCTGTGATGTCGACTACACGGGGAAGGACTGCAGCGTCTTTGACCCCCTCCCCATCCCCACCCCGCCAGATGGCCCGGAAAAATACAAAGGTGAGCACACTGAGCAGTTTACCTCCACATACTGTCATCTTCATCAACAGGCGGCCACAACACAGGTAGAAAATTCCACACCCTGGTGAAATCACTGCTTTGACAAAAACAGAGAATGAAACAAAACTTATTTGTCTTCTATGTTTATCCCAAAACAAAGAAAGCACAACAGGATGGTCTGAATATGTAATATCACACCATCTCACtataaaactaaataatgtGATATGGGGTtataataaatctttttttttttatgatacgGCAAATTATGAGAAAGTAGGGAGggtattgaaataaaaaaaacagttaaatCACAAAATAGAAATTAGTGAAAGAAATTGTCTCAAATATATGAGCTTAAAATATAGAAAAGAAGCACAACATTATGAAATGCAGCATacaccaacaaaaaaaacatattaatgaaagaaatgtgaaatgatatgaaaaaaaagttctcTCACTTGTTCCTGTGCAGAATTTAAAGAGTAATTTCACTGTATAATTTTACTACATCACAGTTTATCTATATCTGACTGTAAAGTATGagacataaatatacacaccAAATATGTTATATTCACACAAATGAATGTGCATGAACCACTGGAGTTGATTTTTTGCATCACCACTGATGACTCCACTGATAAATAAGGCAGAACATGTGAACATTATTTTTGATGCTTTACAGTCACATCATATTATAAGAACACCCCCACTGCTTTTTAAATTCTGTTCCTCAGCTgattcactgtttgtttccctCACCGGCTGACTCCTTCGCTCCCACAGGTCCCAGTGGTACCAATATCATAATAGGTTCGGTTGCTGGTGCAATTCTGGTGGCAGCGATAGTCCTGGGGGGAACTGGCTGGGGATTTAAGTAAGAGCTGTGGCATGCctccgtctgtgtgtgcctgCTGTGTTGCTCTGTCGGCTAACACACATGCCTGCGGCTCGCTGCTGAATGCTCCTCTCTGCTTGCTGCTTGATCCACACTAACGACCGGAGACCCTACAGGTTCATTATCGATGCTGGGG is a window of Paralichthys olivaceus isolate ysfri-2021 chromosome 21, ASM2471397v2, whole genome shotgun sequence DNA encoding:
- the adam11 gene encoding disintegrin and metalloproteinase domain-containing protein 11 — encoded protein: MLAVRCLLFAAVCARCAATGLPPAQELVQPRRLLQQIHSPEELLHSRLDTRVRNHTSRVQPVHLAQCSFLVEAYGTSFILDLELNHDLLSTDYVERHYDDDGQPSENLGGEHCYYHGRVRGLPGSWAAVSTCHGLRGMFSDGKFSYGIEPVASGEENNEHIVHRMPDIDLFHPPCPGCSVNSTGPEGQPDGHNEGDRELRDEDDWSEEEEPVVTGRLRRSKRQVRRGHRTVQTETKYIELMVVNDHELFVQLRRSTTQTKNFAKAVVNMADAIYKEQLNTRIVLVSMETWSSENRVSIGDDALLTLRDFMKYRKESIKERCDAVHLFSGRTFMSSRSEAAYVEGICSLTRGGGINEFGSVGPMAITLCQSLGQNIGMLRNKERTAAGDCRCPDPWLGCIMEDTGYYLPRKFSRCSIDEYLRFLQQGGGSCLFNKPSKLFDPPECGNGYVELGEECDCGTLVECARSGANCCKKCTLTHNAMCSNGLCCRDCKYELRGATCREAVNDCDIQETCTGDSSQCPHNVHKLDGYMCDAGQGRCYGGRCKTRDGQCRNLWGYNSADRFCYEKLNSEGTEKGNCGPDSTGQGWVQCNKQDVLCGLLLCTNLTEKPRFGELQGKLTSLTIHHQNRYLDCRGGHAVLDDGLDLGYVEDGTPCGPNMMCLERRCLPVTTFNLSTCPGSSSSRICSHHGTCSNEVKCICDVDYTGKDCSVFDPLPIPTPPDGPEKYKGPSGTNIIIGSVAGAILVAAIVLGGTGWGFKNIRRGRSSGV